In Bacteroidota bacterium, a single genomic region encodes these proteins:
- a CDS encoding FAD-binding protein — translation MVSYTKITSEHLHFFKKAIGEQYVFEDEESLTNYSKDETEDLRYLPEVVLKPRSVEEISIVLKYCNDKVIAVTPRGAGTGLSGGALPIFGGVILSMERFNSILDIDTRNLQATVEPGVINQVFQEAVKEKKLFYPPDPASFGSCFLGGNIAHCSGGPKAVKYGVTRDYVLNLEVVFANGEIAWTGANVLKNSTGYNLTQLIVGSEGTLGIVTKIVFKLIPLPQQSVVMLVPFFSAESACAAVSEVFKAGIVPSGMEFMERDAIDWVLKFMEQAPVEIKAEHQAHLLIELDGNSMEILMQEAEKVSELLQQFNCDEIYFADTEQQKQKLWMMRRKVAESVKANSVYKEEDTVVPRAELPQLLKGVKEIGSRYGFKSVCYGHAGDGNLHVNIIKGDMSDIDWNSKLTAGIREIFQLCVKLGGTISGEHGIGLVQKGYMDIALNSTRMNFQRGIKKLFDPNHILNPGKILD, via the coding sequence ATGGTTAGCTATACAAAAATAACATCAGAGCACCTTCATTTTTTCAAAAAAGCAATTGGAGAACAATATGTATTTGAAGATGAGGAAAGTTTAACGAATTATTCGAAAGACGAAACAGAGGATTTACGCTATTTGCCCGAAGTTGTGCTAAAGCCAAGAAGTGTAGAAGAAATTTCTATTGTGCTCAAATATTGCAACGATAAAGTTATTGCAGTTACACCGCGAGGTGCAGGCACAGGGTTGAGCGGAGGGGCCTTGCCTATATTTGGTGGGGTAATTTTAAGTATGGAGCGCTTTAATTCGATACTCGATATTGATACCCGTAACCTTCAAGCAACCGTCGAGCCAGGCGTAATAAATCAAGTGTTTCAAGAGGCGGTGAAAGAAAAAAAATTGTTTTATCCGCCCGATCCGGCAAGCTTTGGCAGTTGTTTTTTAGGAGGCAATATTGCACACTGCAGTGGTGGACCCAAAGCAGTAAAATATGGAGTTACACGCGATTATGTGCTCAACCTTGAAGTGGTTTTTGCAAATGGTGAAATTGCTTGGACAGGCGCCAATGTTTTAAAAAATTCAACAGGATATAACCTCACACAATTGATTGTAGGAAGTGAAGGAACGCTTGGAATTGTTACCAAAATTGTATTTAAATTAATTCCACTGCCACAGCAATCTGTTGTAATGCTTGTTCCATTTTTTTCGGCCGAGAGTGCTTGCGCCGCAGTTTCGGAAGTGTTCAAGGCGGGTATTGTTCCTTCAGGGATGGAGTTTATGGAGCGTGATGCAATTGATTGGGTGCTTAAATTTATGGAGCAAGCTCCGGTAGAAATTAAAGCGGAGCATCAAGCACATTTACTTATTGAGTTGGATGGAAATAGTATGGAAATTTTGATGCAAGAGGCAGAAAAAGTAAGTGAATTGTTGCAACAATTTAACTGTGATGAAATTTATTTTGCCGATACGGAACAGCAAAAGCAAAAGCTTTGGATGATGCGCAGAAAAGTGGCTGAATCAGTGAAGGCAAATTCAGTTTACAAAGAGGAGGATACAGTTGTTCCGCGTGCTGAACTTCCACAATTATTGAAAGGAGTAAAGGAAATAGGAAGTCGCTATGGTTTTAAATCAGTGTGTTATGGACATGCCGGCGACGGAAACTTACATGTGAATATTATAAAGGGAGACATGTCGGATATAGATTGGAACTCTAAACTTACTGCAGGAATACGAGAAATATTTCAACTTTGTGTTAAGCTAGGAGGAACTATTAGCGGTGAGCATGGTATAGGCTTAGTTCAAAAAGGTTACATGGATATAGCCCTGAATTCAACCCGCATGAATTTTCAGCGGGGCATAAAAAAATTATTTGATCCCAATCATATCCTTAATCCGGGAAAAATATTGGATTAA
- a CDS encoding CotH kinase family protein has translation MKFQKILLIILFLYSGICNCFAQVVINEYSCSNTSILADNFTNYEDWIEFYNKGNVAVNLANYRLTDDAALPLKWIFPSVSIPAQGYLIVFASGMDTIVGTNVHANFKLTQTKNEPIIFYDPSGTFLDSVITKPAQSNHSRGRKTDGNSLWSLFTSPTPKISNAGDDLEYTAKPVLSLIAGFYTAAISVSMTCASPNATIYYTDDGSNPSPSSTTYTGPISVSANTVIKAISIDNAGAAPPSFIETNTYFINEVHDIAVISLSGSTLSTLFSGTKINPVTTLEYFDRSGAFKAEATGTSNEHGNDSWAYPQRGIDYITRDQFGYTYGVNAKVFTFKKRKSYQRLILKPAANDNYPFEGAPNSNFSGELGGAHIRDAYVHTLAQRGNMYLDARTSESCIVYVNGNYWGVYEIREKVDDSDYTDYYYNQPEKTLQFLKTWGGTWSEYGGTQSTTDWAAFRSFVNSNNMAVPANYNYVDSVYNVKSLTDYFIINSYTVCTDWLNWNTSWWRGKSPDGEAKKWRYALWDNDATFQHYVNYTNVPSQTPNADPCNAENLPNPGGQGHTQIMKKLLDNPDFKQYYVSRYIDLTNGVLSCQYMLSLLDSMIAIIAPEMPAQIARWGGTQTQWEANVQALKNFISSRCVGVQTGMNNCYNLDGPYTVCMDVEPQGAGAIKVNTLTYSVLPDTGTYYGGLKTYFSALPNPNYRFDHWEVSPSDTLHNSALDSSIYININKDVCLKAFFTTEVKPEIETTITNVFSPNGDAENDLFIPISPIQEFNSPIELTITDRWGKVVFKSGDLLLGWDGKNNGRDCENGTYYWIAKYFEASGDAKTEKGFVTLVR, from the coding sequence ATGAAGTTTCAAAAAATACTCCTTATAATTCTGTTCCTCTATTCAGGCATTTGCAACTGTTTTGCTCAAGTTGTAATTAATGAATACTCTTGTTCCAACACCTCAATTCTTGCAGATAATTTTACGAATTATGAAGATTGGATTGAGTTTTATAACAAAGGAAATGTGGCAGTTAATTTAGCGAACTATCGTTTAACCGACGATGCTGCACTTCCATTAAAATGGATTTTTCCCTCGGTATCAATTCCTGCACAAGGATATCTAATTGTGTTTGCATCCGGCATGGACACTATAGTAGGAACCAATGTACATGCAAATTTTAAATTAACTCAAACCAAAAATGAGCCTATCATTTTTTATGACCCCAGCGGTACTTTTTTAGATTCGGTTATTACTAAACCGGCTCAATCCAATCATTCTCGTGGAAGAAAAACAGATGGTAATTCACTTTGGAGTTTGTTCACTTCACCTACTCCAAAAATCAGCAATGCTGGCGACGATTTGGAATATACTGCCAAACCGGTACTGAGTTTAATTGCCGGATTTTACACTGCTGCAATAAGTGTGAGCATGACTTGCGCATCGCCTAATGCTACCATTTATTATACCGATGACGGAAGCAATCCCAGTCCATCTAGCACAACTTACACCGGCCCAATATCCGTTTCTGCTAATACAGTAATAAAAGCCATATCAATTGACAATGCTGGTGCTGCCCCTCCCAGCTTTATTGAAACGAATACTTATTTCATTAATGAAGTACATGACATTGCAGTAATTTCATTGAGCGGTTCTACTCTTTCAACCTTATTTAGCGGCACTAAAATTAACCCAGTAACTACCTTGGAATATTTTGACAGAAGTGGTGCCTTTAAAGCAGAAGCAACCGGTACTTCCAATGAACATGGAAACGATTCTTGGGCGTATCCACAACGAGGCATCGATTACATCACCCGCGATCAATTTGGATATACCTATGGTGTAAATGCAAAAGTGTTTACATTCAAAAAACGCAAATCCTATCAACGCTTAATTTTAAAACCGGCAGCTAACGACAATTATCCCTTTGAAGGTGCGCCGAATAGTAATTTTTCAGGAGAGTTAGGTGGTGCGCATATTCGCGATGCTTATGTGCATACACTTGCACAACGCGGTAACATGTACCTTGATGCACGCACAAGTGAATCCTGCATAGTATATGTGAATGGTAATTATTGGGGTGTTTACGAAATTCGCGAAAAAGTCGACGATTCCGACTATACCGATTATTACTACAATCAACCCGAAAAGACCTTACAATTTTTAAAAACCTGGGGAGGAACTTGGAGTGAATATGGCGGAACGCAATCCACTACCGATTGGGCTGCTTTTAGAAGCTTTGTTAATTCCAATAACATGGCCGTACCCGCTAATTACAATTATGTAGACAGCGTATATAACGTAAAAAGTTTAACCGATTATTTTATCATAAATTCATACACTGTTTGCACGGATTGGCTCAATTGGAATACATCGTGGTGGAGAGGAAAAAGTCCGGATGGGGAAGCCAAAAAATGGAGATATGCATTATGGGACAATGATGCTACTTTTCAACATTATGTAAATTACACCAATGTGCCGAGCCAAACTCCAAACGCAGATCCTTGCAATGCCGAAAACTTGCCTAATCCGGGAGGTCAAGGGCATACACAAATTATGAAAAAATTGTTGGACAATCCGGATTTCAAACAATACTATGTGAGTCGCTACATCGATTTAACAAATGGTGTGCTCAGTTGCCAATATATGTTGAGTTTGCTCGATAGCATGATTGCCATTATTGCTCCCGAAATGCCTGCTCAAATTGCACGTTGGGGAGGAACTCAAACGCAATGGGAAGCAAACGTTCAAGCTTTAAAAAACTTTATCAGCAGCCGTTGTGTTGGCGTTCAAACGGGTATGAACAATTGCTATAATTTAGATGGTCCTTATACCGTTTGCATGGATGTGGAACCACAAGGAGCAGGTGCAATAAAAGTAAACACGCTAACCTATTCGGTGTTGCCGGATACCGGAACGTATTATGGTGGATTAAAAACTTATTTTTCAGCTCTTCCCAATCCAAACTATCGCTTTGATCATTGGGAAGTTTCGCCTTCAGATACGCTCCATAACTCGGCTTTGGATTCGTCCATTTATATAAACATCAACAAAGATGTTTGCCTCAAAGCATTTTTTACCACCGAAGTGAAACCGGAAATTGAAACAACCATCACCAATGTTTTTTCACCAAATGGTGATGCCGAAAATGATTTATTTATTCCCATTTCTCCCATCCAGGAATTTAATTCTCCCATCGAACTAACTATAACCGATCGCTGGGGAAAAGTAGTTTTTAAATCGGGTGATTTATTACTGGGTTGGGATGGAAAAAACAATGGGCGTGATTGTGAAAATGGCACCTATTATTGGATTGCAAAATATTTTGAAGCGAGTGGTGATGCTAAAACAGAGAAAGGTTTTGTAACGCTCGTAAGATAA
- a CDS encoding SCO family protein, which yields MIKNKFVPALLITAALAALTIGYIKSNSKKPIRYLPFYGVQKVDTVLKSGMYTNDTVFHVVQDFSFINQEGKNITQKNMDGCIYVTDFFFTTCQSICPIMSTQLETVALAFKNNPTVKILSHTVNPENDSVPVLAQYADLHHADPHQWYFVTGDKKELYNIARTGYYLNAEQGDGGPDDFIHTQNFALIDKEKHIRGFYDGTNPKEVEQLISDIHLLLKEYAYKEKGS from the coding sequence ATGATAAAAAATAAATTCGTCCCTGCACTTCTTATTACTGCAGCATTGGCAGCCTTAACAATTGGTTATATAAAATCAAACAGCAAAAAACCCATTCGTTACCTTCCCTTTTATGGAGTTCAAAAAGTAGATACGGTTTTAAAAAGTGGTATGTATACTAACGACACTGTTTTTCATGTGGTTCAGGATTTTAGTTTCATAAATCAAGAGGGTAAAAACATTACTCAAAAAAACATGGATGGTTGTATTTATGTAACTGATTTCTTCTTTACAACCTGTCAAAGCATTTGCCCTATTATGAGCACGCAACTTGAAACTGTAGCCCTTGCATTTAAAAATAATCCTACTGTCAAAATCCTTTCCCATACTGTAAATCCCGAAAACGATTCGGTTCCCGTTCTGGCTCAATATGCCGATTTACACCATGCTGATCCCCACCAATGGTATTTTGTTACCGGTGATAAAAAAGAGTTATATAACATTGCACGTACCGGCTATTATTTAAATGCTGAACAAGGTGATGGTGGGCCGGATGATTTTATACATACTCAAAACTTTGCACTCATTGATAAGGAAAAACACATACGCGGATTTTACGATGGCACTAATCCCAAGGAAGTGGAACAACTTATTAGTGACATTCATCTTCTGTTAAAAGAATACGCTTACAAGGAAAAGGGCTCATAA
- a CDS encoding mechanosensitive ion channel family protein, with protein MDISFLEYNFLGNSMRSYCWFIGILLVGIIVKRFLSKVLAQLTFRLVKKYSSGVGFDKFLELLKAPFGVFVILISFYFAFDRLEFPQEWHLVTEEKFGVRMLMFRSFQCAIVLSITWILLRITDFFGVILLHRASLTESKVDDQLVPFVKESIKVIIALFSLFFILGSICNINIASLIAGLGIGGLAFALAAKESLENLLGSFTIFLDKPFVVGDLVQIGGISGNVEKIGFRSTRIRTLDKSYVTVPNKKMVEAELDNLSLRTLRRVKFVLSLSYSNSAASLKNFISDLKTFIAENPPTRQEGQVRLYELNKNSIDLMVLYFIDTIEYDFYLDMREIVNYKIMEIAEKHSIEFANPTPVVVEMKK; from the coding sequence ATGGACATTTCTTTTTTAGAATATAACTTTCTTGGCAATAGTATGCGCAGCTATTGTTGGTTTATTGGCATTTTACTGGTGGGAATAATTGTAAAAAGATTTCTATCAAAAGTACTGGCGCAGCTTACTTTTCGACTGGTTAAAAAATATTCATCCGGGGTTGGCTTCGATAAATTTCTGGAATTATTAAAAGCTCCTTTTGGAGTGTTTGTAATTTTAATTTCCTTTTATTTTGCTTTCGACCGCCTCGAATTTCCACAGGAATGGCACTTGGTTACGGAGGAAAAATTTGGTGTGCGCATGCTCATGTTCCGCTCCTTCCAATGTGCCATTGTGCTTTCTATTACTTGGATTTTATTAAGAATTACTGATTTTTTCGGGGTAATATTATTGCACCGCGCCTCCCTCACCGAGTCAAAGGTAGACGACCAATTGGTGCCTTTTGTAAAAGAATCCATTAAGGTTATCATTGCGCTGTTCTCGCTCTTTTTTATTTTAGGTAGTATTTGCAACATTAACATTGCTTCTTTAATCGCCGGACTTGGTATTGGAGGTTTAGCCTTTGCACTTGCTGCCAAAGAATCGTTGGAAAACTTATTGGGTTCCTTTACTATTTTTTTAGATAAACCCTTTGTTGTTGGCGATTTGGTGCAAATAGGAGGAATATCCGGTAATGTTGAAAAAATTGGATTCCGTAGTACCCGAATTCGAACTTTAGATAAAAGTTATGTTACTGTGCCGAACAAAAAAATGGTGGAAGCCGAATTGGATAACCTTAGCCTCCGCACCTTGCGTCGGGTAAAATTTGTACTGAGTTTAAGTTATTCGAATTCGGCGGCAAGCTTAAAAAATTTTATCAGCGACCTTAAAACTTTTATTGCTGAAAACCCACCAACCAGGCAGGAAGGGCAAGTGAGATTATATGAACTAAATAAAAACTCAATCGACCTAATGGTACTTTATTTCATTGATACCATTGAGTACGATTTTTACCTCGACATGCGCGAAATCGTTAATTATAAAATTATGGAAATTGCCGAAAAGCATTCCATCGAATTCGCTAATCCTACTCCAGTGGTGGTGGAAATGAAAAAGTAA
- a CDS encoding DUF2779 domain-containing protein: MEKPVLSKSTFLRGLQCEKSLYLYKNNYVQRDALSATQEAIYSRGNAVGLLAHKLFPGGIDASPLNKFNYEDAIEKTATLIQAKTPIIYEAAFHASGVYAALDILEFTNDEFVAYEVKSSAKISAAYIMDAALQYYVITQSGIKLKDIFIVHVNTSYKRAKGIKPTEFFIKKSVLKKILPLQEQIKAKVEKLKEVIIASTVPNIAIGEHCHVPYSCDFLGTCRGSMEMDSVFYLGGASKQILYELFTAGVKRIQDIGEDFNFTSEQQIQYDCAKSGKPYINTIAIKDFVETIKYPISFLDFELFMPAIPLYEGTSPYQHIPFLYSIHRKEHKNASEEHRCFLAESDKEPTRDFIDQLLVDLEDEGDILIFDATHEIKTLHKAIQLFPDIRIPIEAILKRIKDISYPFQKKHYYTTAMKGSYSMKALLPAIAPELSFSNLKIQNGVSALAAFENLNKQEDLFKVLEIREALIEYCKLDTLGLVKIFSKLEELAALERID; encoded by the coding sequence AAGAATAATTATGTTCAAAGAGATGCACTTAGTGCAACACAAGAAGCAATTTATTCGCGTGGAAATGCAGTTGGCCTTTTGGCACACAAGCTTTTCCCTGGCGGCATTGATGCTAGTCCTTTAAATAAGTTTAATTATGAGGATGCTATTGAAAAAACGGCAACGCTTATTCAAGCAAAAACTCCAATTATTTATGAAGCCGCTTTTCACGCTTCGGGAGTTTATGCTGCATTGGATATTTTGGAATTTACCAATGATGAATTTGTAGCTTATGAGGTAAAAAGTTCTGCAAAAATAAGTGCTGCATATATTATGGATGCTGCCTTACAGTATTATGTTATTACACAAAGTGGAATAAAGCTAAAAGATATTTTCATAGTGCATGTGAATACTAGCTACAAGCGAGCAAAGGGAATTAAACCTACGGAGTTTTTTATTAAAAAATCGGTTTTAAAAAAAATTCTTCCCTTGCAAGAACAAATCAAAGCGAAAGTTGAAAAGCTGAAGGAGGTGATAATTGCTTCTACTGTTCCGAACATCGCTATTGGCGAGCATTGCCATGTACCTTATTCCTGCGATTTTTTAGGCACATGCAGGGGGAGTATGGAGATGGATTCTGTTTTTTATTTAGGTGGGGCGAGCAAGCAAATCCTTTATGAATTATTTACTGCCGGGGTGAAGCGTATTCAGGATATTGGGGAGGATTTTAATTTTACTTCCGAACAGCAAATACAGTATGATTGTGCTAAATCAGGTAAGCCATATATCAACACAATCGCGATTAAGGACTTTGTAGAAACAATTAAGTACCCAATAAGTTTTTTGGATTTTGAATTGTTTATGCCTGCTATTCCTTTGTATGAAGGCACTTCGCCTTATCAACACATACCTTTTTTATATTCGATTCACCGAAAGGAGCATAAAAATGCATCGGAAGAACATCGTTGTTTTTTAGCTGAATCCGATAAGGAGCCTACTCGTGATTTTATTGATCAGTTGCTTGTGGACCTTGAGGATGAAGGTGACATATTAATTTTTGATGCGACGCATGAGATCAAAACTCTTCATAAGGCAATTCAACTTTTCCCGGATATAAGGATACCAATAGAAGCAATACTAAAGCGGATAAAGGACATATCGTATCCTTTTCAAAAAAAGCATTATTACACCACAGCAATGAAGGGTTCATATAGCATGAAAGCATTGCTTCCTGCCATTGCTCCGGAGCTTAGTTTTTCCAATTTGAAAATTCAAAATGGCGTTTCTGCACTTGCTGCCTTTGAAAATTTAAATAAGCAAGAGGATTTGTTTAAAGTGTTGGAAATTCGGGAAGCTTTGATTGAATATTGTAAATTGGATACTTTGGGATTGGTGAAAATATTTTCAAAACTGGAGGAATTGGCAGCCCTTGAGCGGATTGATTAA